The following DNA comes from Triticum aestivum cultivar Chinese Spring chromosome 3D, IWGSC CS RefSeq v2.1, whole genome shotgun sequence.
ATCATGTGtgttcttgcagcagtggagatcattgactaagacGGAGGACCGGGATGCTCTTGATCTCCTGATCTCTAAAGTTCGGGCCTCGGCGTCTTCTCTATCCAGACAGGAGCATGTTGCTTAGATGTTTTGCGGTGCTTCGACTAGTTGCTGGCTAAGTCGCTTTCAGTCTctccggcctgcgtgccgtgtGCTGGCCTGGGTGCCATGTATCTCTCCTTAAAACTGTGGGGCTACTTTGTGTTTGTTCGCTTGGTTGATGTTGTGCGTTGGTACTCTGCctagtggctttatttataaaatcGAGTGTATGTCTTTTCTCTAAAAAAACGCCATAATAGGATGCATTGAGAGTAGCCTTATCATACTTGACTGCCACCGCCGGTCAGTTGGTTAGCCCAGCGGGAGCACAGGCTGCCCACCCTGGTTCGAGTTCCGACTCAGCCGAAAGGGTGCTTAAAGattttcttctataaaaatatgtcgTTAAGGGCTAGTCCTGGCTGGCCTCCGTATACTAGACCACTATCCCGCTAGACCAAGTCAATATACTTTGCATGGTACAGCACGCTATCGTATCACTTTTatattcagttttgacagttaagtatGTCGTTGAACGGAATGGCTCTGTCCGACATTTTTTGTACAACATTCACACCATACTCTCTGATCGAACGGACACGCAGTGCTGGCCAACTAAGTTGGACGGTGCAGGTGTTGCATCGGGCACACGTCAGACAAGAATCATCGTAGCCGAACTCGCTGTTGAAATGCTTTTACAGACTAAGAAAGACCAAGCGGCCAATAATGGAGGCATGAGCACGGCATATACCTTTAGCTGGGTTCCATGGACCCATATTAATCCATTAGTTAATCAACCAATTAACAAATTAGCTGTCGTTGCGCGTCAGATAAAACAACTTGGAATTTCTTGTCAGCAAAACTAGTTTATGCTCTCATGAGAGGGACATCAATATTTGTTATATGTTCAACAACTAGTGCATAACCGGGGTGACAGCTTGCTCAACAAAAAATAGCCATTTCTTCCTTCTTCGTCCGAAACCAAACACAGAAGCAACCAAGCCAGAGATCCAACATCTAAACCGAGGCGACCTTTCTTGCTACATACTCCTCTCATCACCTGTACTTACTTGACTTCACCCTGCACTTCCACAGTCATATAGGTTGCTACTTCGTTGTCTTTCTAGACCACCAGATCAAGAATACGCAGCAtgtgtggaaagatggatgaggtTCACCTCCACATGGAGCACAAGGTATGCTTTTCTTCAAGCTGGCCGGTAGCAATCGATCTATCTTTATTTTGTCAAAATTAAAATGCTAATTTTCAAAGTATTGATAGTTCTCTCAAATCAATAATAATGTTGACAAGTCGATTTCTCTTCGCTAATTTAGGGTATACCGGGTGGAGAATTTGGAGGAGTTCGTGCCTCAATGTCCAAACCTCCAACGTCTGCCACTTCTAGGCCAAACAGCATGGTTGTCAAGGTAACTGGAATAATTTCTCGTCTTACTATCAACAAAGTTGCTTTTTTAACACATGAATGAATAATTCATAGAAATATTCTGGCCGCAGAAAGTGTGCCCACGGGAGTACATCCCGCCGCACATCGTGGCGGAGGCGATCTCGACGCTGCACGGCCTCGACCTGCGGTGGTCGGGGCCGATCACGCCCAGCGAGCGGCTCTACGTGGAGCAGTACGTGTTGGCCAAGTACCCGCAGTACTCCCACGGCCTCATCGAAGAGGAAAGCTGTGACAAGGACGACCTCTACTCCACCTACTATAGCACCGGCTGCATGTCTGCCTCGCCGGAGGGCGGATCTGGCGAGCGGCGGAGGCAGTCTCCGACGGGGTCACCATCGTCGGCGAGGCCCGACATCGACATGGTCAGGCTGGAGCCGTCGCGTCTGCTGGACATCCTGACCAAGAAGTCTTCCTTCACGGGGAGCTTCATCTCCATACCGGAGATCCAGGCCAGGAACAGGGTGCTCCGGCACTGCGGGCTCACCGACGATGAGTACCTCGTGCTCTTCGCCGCCACGCCCAAGGACGCCATGATGCTGGTAGGTTCAGTAGCAACTTCCCTTTTTTTTCCAAAGAGAAGGGGGTTCCCTCCGCCCCATTTTTTTAGAAACAAGGCAAGAAAACAAAACTGTTCCCAGGATGAGCCAAAGTAGTTGAGCCagtaacaactactccctccatctaagTTTACTTAGTATTAAATTTGTGAAAAAAACCTTAGTattaaatcagcgacacttattttagAATGAATAGAGTATTTTCTATAGTTTCATTCGTAGAGGTCTTCGAACTGCTACTCACTAAACTTTCTTTGCTTTACATACCACAGTTACGTTTCTAAACCTACGTTTTTTTTCTATCCTAAAGGAGGTAGAGACCCGGCCTCTACATTATATTTTTAAAGTTATATCCTGTGATTTATTCAACGACTGCAGAATAGATGGTGACACAAATCAAAAAGACACACCAGATGCACATACGGCCACGAGGAGCATCTTCTGAAAAGATGCCAATCAATGTGGGGCTATATATAAATCAACAACCCTAGAATAATTTGAGGGGCACCCGAGTATGAATTACTGTGAGAATCTACAAAATCCAATAAAATTCTCGCAAGCCAAAAAGAGCCTAAATGTCTAGGTAGTCTGTTTTCATTTGCAATGTGTCTTAGACTCATAGTCGCCTATTAAGTATTTATTTTCTAGAATATACACGAGCGTGTATATCATATGTTGATAGGAAAATAAGGGTGAAGAAACCCTCAACCAAGGTTTGTAAGAACCCGGTTTTACTAGGCTAGTAGCCTAGTAAGATGTATTGCCTTTGTTCCAGTAAATAAAGTGCGCGCATTTAATTTAGGACCCTTATAATTCCCGAACGTTTGAATTTTAAGCATTCCTTCCAAACGTtttttcatggcaactttagttgacacgaggtggcaactttagttgttaaAACATGACAATTTTGTCTCAATTCTTTTTTGTCAGAAAATTACCATGTTTACCAACCTCACGTGAACTAAAATTGCCACGAAAAGTGTTTgggttgccatgcttaaaatccaaatgttcgggatttatcattggCCTTAATTTAAGATATAGCTTTACCAATGAATTTACCAATAAATTATGAGTTAATGGCGACAAATATTATAATACCATTAAATGGTCGAATTTGTATTGAAAATAAGTTTTCAATTGTGTGATTCTAAGTCACGTGACTTATCTGTTATTGATCTAATTGATGGTCAAAATTGAATTTGAAAATATGAGTATGCCttaatggagggagtatataactgGATCCACCTGAAATTTTGCACGCAGATAGGCGAGAGCTACCCCTTCTTCAGGAGCAACTACTACATGTCAATTCTAGCCGACGACCGCGACTGCATCCACGCATTTGCGGCGTACAAGGAGGCCAAGGTCATCGCAGCACCGGAGTCCTGGCTGGACCTCCGCATCAAGGGCTCACAGCTCAGCCAGTACTTCCGCCGCAAGTCAAAACTCACGCATAAGGGCCTCTTCGCCTACCCAGCCGTCTCCGCCGCAGCCCCTGCCGCCGACGACGGAATCACCCCGCCACCGCCGCGCTACTCCATGCACTGGGTCTCCGAGGCGCACCGCAACGGGTGGCACGTGCTCCTGGACGCCACCGCGCTGGTCGTCGGCGAGGACCGGCTGCCGCTGTCGCTGCACCGGCCGGACCTCGTGCTGTGCACGCTCGACGACACGCACTCGCAGCAGCCGTCCGCCAAGGTGACATGCCTGCTCGTCAGGAGGAGGTCCTTCGACACCTCCGCCCTGCCGCCACCGCAGCCGCAGCAGAAACAGTGAATGGAGTGGTGGTGATTGAGTGTCGCCCTTGCTAACACAAACTACTGCTGTCGCCGTCTCATCGTGCGTGATGTGCTTGCATGCATGTCCCGCAAAATAAAGCTGCATGGATCTGCTTGTCTATGAgtaaggtgtgtgtgtatgtttgagcaCGAATTGTTTCGGGGTTCTCGGAAGACGGAACACATGTACATCTAAATTGGTTATGTTCATCGTTTTATATCTAAGCGAAAACAGTACTCCCTTTTCTTACACGCAAGCGGAAACAATACTCCCCTAACCGCCGCCCCCActttgaacatttttttcaaatacatgtttgaaTATATTTTAATGCATGCTAAAAAATTAAATACACGTGAACTTTTTTCGAATAGATGTGAAATAGTTTttgatacacattgaacatttcttaaaaaaatacatGATGAACAAATTTGTTTTGCGGGGTGATGTACATTTTTCCAAATACTCGTCAAATTCTTTTTGATAGacattgaacatttttaaattacAAATGAACATTTTTCCACATACATGTTCGATTTTTTAGTACATATTAACATTTTTTCAATGGTACGGAAAACTTTCTAAATACGTGAACATTTTTTACATCTTATAAGCATTTTTGCAAAATGTCATGAACGTACATTTGAAATCCTTGGACCTATTTTAGTGTCACAAACATTTTCTAAATGGTatgaaatatattttttataaatcATGCGAGCATTTTCTTTACATTGCATACAAATTTTGAAACGCATGAAAAATTTAAATGTCATGAATTTTTAAATGtatggatttttttaaaaaaatacacAAACTTCTACACCGCATGAGTATTTTTTTCCATATGCGTGGTGAATTAAAAAATTGAATATATAAATTTATAATATTTCAAAATATAAAAagttaaaaagaaagaaaaaggagaaagaacCAGCGAACACCCCtgagtagggatggcaatgggtacccattatcCACGTAACCGGCGGGTAAAAActctattagggtaagggtatgggacaaaaGTTTACCCATGGGTATATAAGTAGAAAAATCTCAAACCCATCGGGTAGAGAGGACATGGGATCATATAACCCATACCGCGTATCCatctacccgtgtaaaatatgACAAGTGAGCCTCCCGTAGTATTTAACCCATTCATAACACTATTATAACCTCTATACTTTGTTCTGAGTTTGTGAACTTCAAACGTATGACTATGTAGTTTTGTTTATGATTATATGTTGATATTTACGAGTAAGTGCTATTGTTTATGGGAATATGTAGTTGTTTAtcatatgttaatattttttatgtATGTGTATGTTGTTTATAAATTATGATTCTATCTCTTTTGCTTATTGGTATGTGTTTCTCAAGTTGATGTCTTGCAAACATGGGCATTTACAACGCAAAAAAATATGGGTATTTTTACCCGTGGGTAGCCATTCACCCTATTGGGCGACGGGTATGGAAACATTTTATACCCGTTGACGGATATGGGTATAGGTTATGGGTAAGCTCAATGAAGATGGGTAGGGGAACGGGATGGCTTCACCATTAACCAAACCATACAGGTGTCATCCTATCCCTACCCCTAAGGGCTGAAGCTACTACTAGGTGAGACCTTGGGCGCGGCTATGGGCCACCGTCATGTCTCGCTCGACGCGAGACGTAAGGAACTCTCGTGTGAAGGAAAACGCGAGATGGGGCTGTCCCAGGTGCACGGGAGGCCAAACCTTgtttttaatttttgttttttgctttctttttttgtACTTTTGTTCATactttaataaataaataaatatatatatatatatatatattacaaaaaatcatTTTGCAATTATTTGTTTAAAAATGTTAACCAAGagtttgaaaatgttaaatgtgtatagagaaaattttctcgtttatacaaaaaattatgcaaAAAAAAATACCAAGTGAGAACAAAATTGATTGTGTAATTCAAAAATGTTaaccaagtatttgaaaaatatttaaaaaGTATTTGACAAAATATAATCAAGCATTTAACAAATGccaatgtgtatagaaaaaatgttgacagtGTACTCAAAATGGTTGAAAAATATTAGAAATGGGTTAATCAATAATTCAAAACTAATAAATATCTATAGAAAAAATAAACAAGTATTAAGAAATATTAAtattatatttgaaaaatgttaaatgtttaATAAAAATGTTGACCCTATATTCAAAATATATTAATTtttcatttgaaaaatattaatcaaaaatttgaaaataatataaattgtgtatagaaaaatgttgtcCATGTAATAAAAAATTGGTAAacttgtatttagaaaatgttaaacatgtTTTAGAAAATGTATTAGCTATAGATATGCCAAAAATGTATAATGTGTATCAAAAAAAGTGGACATAAAAAatataagttttaaaaaatattcataatatatttaaaaatgttaaacttgtatataAGAAAAGTTTTATTTCTGATGTAtattaaaaatgttgaatgtgtactgaaaaccaagaaaaaagaaaaaaaatcgaaAAACATCAAGAAACAAAAAAAGATAAAACCGTGAAaaggtgaagaaattgctgaaaaaaacaaagaaaaacataaacaaaagaaaaacagtaaAAAATGGAAGGTAACTGGACCGAACCAGAGCAACTAGCCAGCAAGGAGCGAGAGATCAGTCGATCCCGAAGAGCGGTCGAGGAGAAGAAATGGGCTGGCATAATACCTACgtaagggcatttctaaccgatccctaAAAATAGCGGAGTATCTGGTGGAGTAAAAGCTTAGTGGAGTATATATACTCCACTCAAATTTCGTCGGAACTAAGCCGATCCCCTATATATAAAGAAGTAAAAATATATTTTCATTTTCAGCCAGTGAAACACATTTCTTTGCTTCTTTATTTCATTCAATGACATTGTAGTATATAATAATTGACCAGTTCTTCGCTACgagagcaagaccaaagaaaataagaaccaTAATAAGatattttagaagatatccaattTCCCTAACTGCTCCTACTGATTGGATTAATATCTTCTCAATGTGTTCACTGTTGATCTGCGACTTCTCGAGTTTCAACACTTCTTTCTTCTTCAATTATAAAGAAGTAGATATTCTTTCGCATCTAATCTTATCTCTAGACTCAGTTCTAGCAACGAGTACACGAACATCTATCAATTTTCATGCTATCTATAGGTCAATGTATTCTTCtttccaataccaaaacttgcatccatcctacaCACATAGATGAGTAAACAATGAGCTACCGAAATTGCGTTGACTCCGGTGAATAGCCGAATCAAAACAAGGACATACCCCATCATTTGTCcacttgaagaacacccatccaggATGTTGTGGCGTGGTAAAAACTCAACGCACCACCTGCCGCGTGCAGTCGTCACACTGTATGACCGGCAAAGGCGAGCCGCTGGGCCAGCGCCGAGCCCGAGCGATGACCGGGCGTGGAGTTACCGGCGAACCG
Coding sequences within:
- the LOC123074257 gene encoding uncharacterized protein, with product MCGKMDEVHLHMEHKGIPGGEFGGVRASMSKPPTSATSRPNSMVVKKVCPREYIPPHIVAEAISTLHGLDLRWSGPITPSERLYVEQYVLAKYPQYSHGLIEEESCDKDDLYSTYYSTGCMSASPEGGSGERRRQSPTGSPSSARPDIDMVRLEPSRLLDILTKKSSFTGSFISIPEIQARNRVLRHCGLTDDEYLVLFAATPKDAMMLIGESYPFFRSNYYMSILADDRDCIHAFAAYKEAKVIAAPESWLDLRIKGSQLSQYFRRKSKLTHKGLFAYPAVSAAAPAADDGITPPPPRYSMHWVSEAHRNGWHVLLDATALVVGEDRLPLSLHRPDLVLCTLDDTHSQQPSAKVTCLLVRRRSFDTSALPPPQPQQKQ